GCCATGCCAAGTCAGCTGTGAAACTAGGAGCGGACTTTTTATCGATCGATGGGTTTGAATGTGGTGGCCATGTTGGAGAGGATGACCTGACTAATTTAATCCTTTTAAACCGGGCAAGGCAGGTATTGAGTGTGCCGTTTATTGCTTCTGGGGGCTTCGCAGATGGACATGGTCTAGCTGCTGCGTTGGCGCTGGGAGCAGAGGGCATCAATATGGGGACACGTTTTATGTGTACGGTGGAAGCACCTATTCATATTAAGGTGAAAGAGGCGATAGTGGCAGCCCAGGAAACGGATACGGCATTGGTGATGAGGCGGTGGAAAAATACTACGCGATTATATGCGAACAAAGTGGCGAAGGACGCTCTGAAAGTCGAAACTCAGAGTGAGAGCGGAAAGTTTGAAGAGATTGCGCCGTATGTAAATGGGAAGCGCGGACAGCAGGTATTTTTGGAGGGGGACGTGGATTCCGGTGTAAGTTTCCTATTCACCTTGCTATGGTACATCCGAGTTAACTGTTGCATAGGTATGGACCGCCGGTCAGGTTATTGGACTGATCCACGACATACCTACGTGCGCTGATCTCTTAGCGCGAATTGAGCAGGAGGCTCTGACTTCGATGAAGAGGACAGAATCACTGTGGACCGGTGAAGCCTCTCAGAGTAGGCTTTAGACTCTGTCTTCAATCTGAAGTCTCCGCCTCGTCGACCTTAAAGATTCGACGTGCAACATTGCTATACGGCACCTGTTCATAAGCTTCATGAACTGTATTCACTCCTCGCAATCTAGCAATCTCAATAACCTGCTCTTTTCTGACAGCCACATGAAGAGTTGAAGTATCTTCGTTGGTGGTTACAGCTGCTTCATGTTGCCCAGTTAATTCTCTGATGCTCTCAGTCACCGTTTCCAGAGATTGATTCGTTGATCTCTGAAGTGTCACATCGACGGTAACTCGGTCCGTAGATGCATTGTCTCCTAGAAGCGAAGGCGAGACGTTTAATCCTGGATCTGCATAGCCCGCATGCTTGAGGAAATTGTGTCTCTCGAGTACTCCTGGGTAATCTCCGTGCGTCCAATCGTACATGGCTTGAAAACCATTGCCGCCGAGACGATGAAGACCTGTGAACCCAAGCTCGCGGAGAACATCTTTATGTCTCCGTGTAAGTGGACTCTGAAGCATGAACCAAACATATTCTGGCTTTTGCCCTTCTCACAGTACCTCGCGGGATTGCTTTTGTTTTACTGGAACGCTCTCAAGGTCAAAGGAGTTACCGGTGATTTGCGAAAGAATGGTGGAACTTAGGAGAGCTGAACGGTAGTGATGGCGTCTAGTAATGCTTGTAGAGATAATCGTAGAGGAGATAGCTCCGGTCTTAAGGATCTTGATGCATAATGATGCTTGATGAAGAGCAGAAATTATGCGAAACATTTTGACTCTATACCGCACGGAACTGAAGGGGAGTATGGGATTAAGAGGTACGAGCTATGACTGTCTCACAGATTAGGGACTGCCGCAGCGTGGGGCGGAAGAGGCAGAAATATTCACGTAATTGAGAAGAGATGTTCACCTAATTAGCTCgatttctttatttctaaGGCAGGCAGACCTTATGCACATAGCCGCTTAGCTAAATGCTAAATTGACTGTAAGTCTACATAAGCTCAATATTAGTAGCCCACATGCAACAAGTTCACAGTTAGTCGACCTGAACATATTTGAGATTAGATTGCTTTCTATAAAGCCTGCAATGGCCCCTCATGTATGAAACTGGTTAGGCCTTGTAAGGGACTTGAAGCGTTTCCGATCTATTGATGTCGAGAACCACCGTGTTCGAAAAACACAGACGGCATGTTACTGAAATTAAGGCGTAAGGCGTTGATAGAGACAGGGAGGATCACAAAGCTCCTGCACGGCTGACCATCCAGCTGCGGATCAGGGGTCTCTCAATATACGTTTCACTAGCGTCGTCCCTGTGGTCAGTTATCATTCTTCCTGTTGAGTGCTCTCTCTACATCAGTAGCCTTACAATTATTGTAGATATTCGTTCGACAAGGCATACATAGTGCGTCAGTGACGGTCCACTCTAGGTCAGGTTGAAGATAATatcaaaggaagagagaagaaatataatcCCGTCTTGGCCATCCAGGATCATCTTAGTCGGTAAGCAAGGACAGAAGTGAATGGATGTTTTATCATTTGCCCCTAAATggcaagaaaaggaaagttCACGTAAATACATTAGCCTGGCTCTGGAGCGCCAAAAAAGTCTCTTTATCATGCCCAGGTATGACCTGTCCCTTGGTAATTCGTTGGAGGTGCTTGAGACGCTGTGTGCTCCTGAACCACGATGGGTGGTCTCGAGCCAACCAGCCCTGAGGAATCCCATCCCGCCACTGGTATGAAGTCAGTAAAGCTATCAGTGTATGAAGCAAGGGTGACTCACATTCTCAATAACATGGCAATGATCACtaataaagaagaaagtcCCCGTGTTGAGCATGTTAATCTGCATGCCAATAAGACCATCCGTATGCCCAGGCAAATGATGCAGTGTAATACCCTGACAAAAGTCTAGTGTTTGATCATTGAACGTCTTCCAGTTCCTAGATCCCGTTAGCCATACTCCATACCAaccaaggagaaagagaagcataCAGAGACAGCTTAAGATAATGTTCCAAATAAACCCCAACATCCGCCCCCGTAGCAACAGACCAGAACGCATTCGTCAATTCCTTCTCATGTACCCAAACCTCGACATCCGTGCGATGCAAAAACTCATCAAGCCCACCCGCATGATCCAGATGCAAATGCCCAATGATAAtcttcttgatatcatctaATTTGTGTCCCGTTGCCTCAACAGCAGCCCGAAGCTCATGTCTCGGCTCGTACTTCACTCGCGCAAAAATATCGGCGATGGCAGGACCCCATACTGTAGGGTAATCTTTTCCGCTGCCGGTTTCCCAGAGGATCAGACCTTCGTGCGGGTGGTCGATTAAAATGCAGTACATGGGCATTTCGCAACGCTCGTTGACGAAGGAGCCGGTCTCTGTGGACTTGGTGCTTGTGTTGCCGCCTCGGATTACGAACCCTTTGTCGCATTCCAGCCAGCCTACTTCAAGGACGTGGAACTTTGTGCCGGGTGGGCAGACGTTGGAGATGGCGTTGGGGACGGCGCCTTGGTCTAGTTGGGTTTGGATTCCAGCCATTTTGTCGTTGGTATTGGGTTGAAATGGATATTCTTGGCTATAGTCGGAATGTATAGTCAAAGATGAGAGAGATTCGTAGGATTCACGGGGAATGAAGTTATATGAAGTTTGCTATTGCTACGCCTACAGGGAAATGTGACAACCCCGCAGGGATACGTGATGTGCGAGACCAGAAATGAGCCCCGAACTGCGGGGAAACAAGTGGAGTAACAAATACGATAGTCATAGCTTCTATCCCTGCATTTGAGAATGGATATAGTATAACTCTTGTTGGCAATTCCGCTGGTCCGATTGGCCCTGCCCGAGAAATTCGAGGCTAGATCAAATAGTTGGTATCCTTCAAGCGCCTCATTATCCCAGCATTTCCATTCATTGGCCATAAGGCACCAGATTCCACATTTTGAGGTCTGGAAGAGCCGCTAAGGTGTGACAGGGTGCTTCGATACACGTATTATGCAGCCAAATAAATAGCTAGCGGCCCGGGCCAGGATACCCCATGAGAACGTTCTTGGCGAGCTAAGGGTCCATGCTCTTGTCTGTGACGGCGTTTGCATAAGGTATACATGTCCATTCGCACGTTTGGAACGCTTAACTATATCCTATAGTTGTGATCTGACAATGTTTCTAGCTAATGGTATGCGGTTACTGCGCTGG
This window of the Aspergillus flavus chromosome 8, complete sequence genome carries:
- a CDS encoding beta-lactamase-like protein (unnamed protein product); this translates as MAGIQTQLDQGAVPNAISNVCPPGTKFHVLEVGWLECDKGFVIRGGNTSTKSTETGSFVNERCEMPMYCILIDHPHEGLILWETGSGKDYPTVWGPAIADIFARVKYEPRHELRAAVEATGHKLDDIKKIIIGHLHLDHAGGLDEFLHRTDVEVWVHEKELTNAFWSVATGADVGVYLEHYLKLSLNWKTFNDQTLDFCQGITLHHLPGHTDGLIGMQINMLNTGTFFFISDHCHVIENWRDGIPQGWLARDHPSWFRSTQRLKHLQRITKGQVIPGHDKETFLALQSQANVFT